The genomic stretch CTGCAGATGGAAGGTCTGGATCAGATGCCGATCATCCTGAGGCCCTTTCATGAAATGAATGGCAGCTGGTTCTGGTGGGGCGCCAAGGGTTGGGACTGTGAGAAGCATCTCGGCCGACGCCATGTGGTGAGTGGATCGGAGGCCTATAAGAAACTCTTTCGCATGACGGTGGATTATCTGCGTCATCAAAAAGGGCTTAAGAATATGCTGGTGGCATTTTCACCTGACCGGCTGTGCAAGCATGAAGGTCATAGCTGTGATGCTGATAGGGCCATGCGGGATACCGTCACGGATCAGGAGCTTTATCAAGATTTCATGAACATTTACCCGGGATCCCGCCATGTGGATATTCTCGGTTTGGATCTTTATTATTCGGTGAATCGAGGAATGCCCTGGGAAACGCCTGAGTATCAATCCCGTATCTTTGCCCGTTATCTCAAGACGATCTCGCGTATCGCTGATGATGAAGGCAAGGTCGCAGCTCTGACGGAAACGGGGAACTATAATCTTCACAATGAAGTGACGAAGTCGTCGCAGTGGTTTACCCAGCACCTGCTGCCGCTTTTGTCCGCTGATAAGGATATCAAGCTCGCCTATGCCCTGACCTGGGAAAATCGGAATCTGGGCATGGCGCAGTATTATATCCCTTATGTGGGGCACGCGGGTTATGAAGACTTTAAAGCGTTTGCGAGTGACAGGCGGACGATGATGCTGAAGGATGCCGGCGGGCTGTTCTCGCCGAACTT from Oligoflexus sp. encodes the following:
- a CDS encoding glycoside hydrolase family 26 protein, yielding MNVLRNAFGTLTLLALISCRPPSPSTNTELALGETDEVQLKDEVYANLAGLAGSGRFMFGQQRLNLSGVGREGQRPWSDASYGTEPDAQQLVGDQPALLGMDVWDFAMKNPTWNQAAYAKAARDFYSSGSGGMITFDWHMRGCDVQDVYDSEGRRGVPGDGFNIKDWNWDSNRSCLCRIVNEEPWINGLSWKDWLYTQKLDRFASKLQMEGLDQMPIILRPFHEMNGSWFWWGAKGWDCEKHLGRRHVVSGSEAYKKLFRMTVDYLRHQKGLKNMLVAFSPDRLCKHEGHSCDADRAMRDTVTDQELYQDFMNIYPGSRHVDILGLDLYYSVNRGMPWETPEYQSRIFARYLKTISRIADDEGKVAALTETGNYNLHNEVTKSSQWFTQHLLPLLSADKDIKLAYALTWENRNLGMAQYYIPYVGHAGYEDFKAFASDRRTMMLKDAGGLFSPNFGQRESPGYYPDCRSKDSDPDGDGWGWEHKRSCKVKRDQG